The Alkalibaculum bacchi genomic interval AAATATAAATAATTTTATAGTACACGTTTTAAAAATTCTTTTGTACGTTCCTGTGTAGGTGTATTAAATATCTGTTCAGGTGTACCTTCCTCAGCTATAACTCCCTTGTCCATGAATATGACTCGATCTGATACATCCCTTGCAAAATCCATCTCATGAGTAACTACCATCATAGTTAATCCACTATCTGCTAATTCCTTCATAACTTTTAGTACCTCTCCAACCATCTCTGGGTCAAGAGCAGAAGTTGGCTCATCAAACAACATTACATCAGGCTCCATAGAAAGAGCTCTCGCTATGGCAACTCTTTGCTTTTGACCACCTGATAATTGATTTGGTCTTGCATTAATAAACTGATCCATACCAACTACCTTAAGGTATTCCATCGCTATTTTTTCAGCTTCTTCCTTAGAACGCTTTAATACTTTAACTTGACCAACTACGCAATTATTCAAGACATCGTGATTGTTGAATAAATTAAATTGTTGAAATACCATCCCTAGTTTTGTTCGATATGCGTACACATCATGTTTATCATCAAGTATGTTTTCACCTTTATAAATAATCGCTCCACCACTGGGTTTTTCTAATAAATTTACACAACGCAAGAGTGTAGATTTTCCAGAGCCAGATGAACCGATAATGCTTACAACTTCTCCTTTGTCCACGGTAATATTTATATCTTTTAATACTTCGTGAGTGCCGAAGGATTTATTCAATCGTTGTATCTCTATTACTTTACTCATTGATATCCTCCTAATCTACTGTTTTCTCGTTTTACTTTTTGCCATTTCAGGCGTTTCTACCTGCATTTGATTTCCAATTATATTGTAATTTTTAGGGCCATCTAATTTTCTTTCAAAATAACGTAGTATTCGGGTTACTGTAAAAGTCATAATAAAATATAAAATACTAGCTACAAAGAAGGATTCAAAATATCTAAAATTATTACCTGCTATAGATTTTGTTTGGAAAAACAACTCTGTTACTCCAATTACATTAAGTACTGATGTATCTTTTATATTAATGACAAATTCATTACCCGTTGCAGGTAATATATTTCGGATTACCTGTGGAATAACTACATTAGTCATAGTTTGAAGATGATCCATTCCTATAGCTTGAGCTGCCTCAAATTGTCCATCGTCAATAG includes:
- a CDS encoding amino acid ABC transporter permease codes for the protein MSLDWLISIVTQYWPMFIRGAGMTLLISITGTILGSILGLLIGVIRTIPLPETGPKRVILKIITGILSFYVEFFRGTPMIVQAMVIYFGSAIAFDMDMNRTVAAIFIVSINTGAYMAEIVRGGIISIDDGQFEAAQAIGMDHLQTMTNVVIPQVIRNILPATGNEFVINIKDTSVLNVIGVTELFFQTKSIAGNNFRYFESFFVASILYFIMTFTVTRILRYFERKLDGPKNYNIIGNQMQVETPEMAKSKTRKQ
- a CDS encoding amino acid ABC transporter ATP-binding protein — its product is MSKVIEIQRLNKSFGTHEVLKDINITVDKGEVVSIIGSSGSGKSTLLRCVNLLEKPSGGAIIYKGENILDDKHDVYAYRTKLGMVFQQFNLFNNHDVLNNCVVGQVKVLKRSKEEAEKIAMEYLKVVGMDQFINARPNQLSGGQKQRVAIARALSMEPDVMLFDEPTSALDPEMVGEVLKVMKELADSGLTMMVVTHEMDFARDVSDRVIFMDKGVIAEEGTPEQIFNTPTQERTKEFLKRVL